A genomic window from Triticum urartu cultivar G1812 chromosome 7, Tu2.1, whole genome shotgun sequence includes:
- the LOC125524078 gene encoding amino acid permease 8-like, which translates to MARVGGGDVEIGGLPAPAGDPRRRVVAADYSLDDDGKPRRTGTVWTASAHVITAVIGSGVLSLPWSVAQLGWVAGPVTLLLFALITYYTSVLLGDCYRSEDAVTGKRNYTYMEAVGSLLGKGQVWFCGLCQYVNLVGTAIGYTITASISAAALYKANCFHSKGHSADCGVYTTMYMVVFGISQIVFSQLPNLHEMAWLSILAAVMSFSYATIGVGLSLAQTITGPTGKTTIGGTQIGVDVTSAQKIWLTLQALGNIAFAYSYSMVLIEIQDTVKAPPAENKTMRKANLMGVSTTTAFYMLCGCLGYSAFGNDAPGNMLTGFGFYEPYWLIDFANVCIVVHLVGAYQVYCQPIYAAVESWAAGRWPDSEFVVRQYHPFSGKFSLNMFRLVWRTAFVIVSTVLAISLPFFNDILGLLGALGFWPLTVYFPVEMYISQSKMKKYSGKWVALQTLSFACFAVTVAVTVASIQGITQSLKNYVPFKTKL; encoded by the exons ATGGCCCGGGTAGGCGGCGGCGATGTCGAGATCGGGGGGCTTCCGGCGCCGGCGGGCGACCCTCGGCGGAGGGTCGTCGCCGCCGACTACTCCCTCGACGACGACGGCAAGCCCAGGCGGACAG GGACGGTGTGGACGGCGAGCGCGCACGTGATCACGGCGGTGATCGGCTCCGGCGTGCTGTCGCTGCCCTGGTCCGTGGCGCAGCTGGGCTGGGTCGCCGGCCCGGTCACGCTCCTGCTCTTCGCCCTCATCACCTACTACACCTCCGTGCTCCTGGGCGACTGCTACCGCAGCGAGGACGCCGTCACCGGCAAGAGGAACTACACCTACATGGAGGCCGTCGGGTCCCTCCTAG GTAAAGGGCAGGTGTGGTTTTGCGGCCTCTGTCAGTACGTCAATCTGGTTGGGACTGCGATCGGGTACACCATTACAGCATCCATCAGTGCCGC GGCTTTGTACAAGGCCAACTGCTTCCACAGCAAAGGCCACTCGGCCGACTGCGGGGTGTACACCACCATGTACATGGTCGTGTTCGGGATCTCCCAGATCGTCTTCTCCCAGCTCCCCAACCTCCACGAGATGGCCTGGCTGTCCATCCTCGCCGCCGTCATGTCCTTCTCCTACGCCACCATCGGCGTCGGCCTCTCCTTGGCACAGACCATAACAG GTCCTACGGGCAAGACAACCATCGGTGGCACTCAAATTGGGGTCGACGTCACTTCGGCCCAGAAGATATGGCTGACATTGCAAGCGCTCGGCAACATCGCATTCGCCTACTCATACTCCATGGTTCTTATAGAAATCCAG GACACGGTGAAGGCGCCACCGGCGGAGAACAAGACGATGAGGAAGGCGAACCTGATGGGGGTCTCCACCACCACGGCCTTCTACATGCTCTGCGGCTGCCTCGGCTACTCGGCCTTCGGCAACGACGCGCCGGGGAACATGCTCACCGGCTTCGGCTTCTACGAGCCCTACTGGCTCATCGACTTCGCCAACGTCTGCATCGTGGTGCACCTCGTCGGCGCCTACCAGGTCTACTGCCAGCCCATCTACGCCGCCGTGGAGAGctgggcggcggggcggtggcCCGACTCGGAGTTCGTCGTCCGGCAGTACCACCCCTTCTCGGGCAAGTTCAGCCTCAACATGTTCCGGCTGGTGTGGAGGACGGCGTTCGTGATCGTGAGCACGGTGCTCGCCATCTCGCTGCCATTCTTCAACGACATCCTCGGCCTGCTCGGCGCGCTCGGCTTCTGGCCGCTCACCGTCTACTTCCCCGTGGAGATGTACATCTCGCAGAGCAAGATGAAGAAGTACTCCGGGAAGTGGGTGGCTCTGCAGACCCTCAGCTTCGCGTGCTTCGCGGTAACCGTGGCCGTCACCGTCGCGTCTATCCAGGGGATCACCCAGTCGCTCAAGAACTATGTGCCGTTCAAGACCAAGTTGTGA